In the genome of Kitasatospora cathayae, one region contains:
- a CDS encoding NADP-dependent succinic semialdehyde dehydrogenase, whose product MPIASVNPATGEIIQTFEPLDAAGIERRLARAEAAFHRYRGTSFTGRAELMHRAADLLDQEQEALARTMTEEMGKPIAASRAEAAKCAKAMRWYADNAEALLADEHPAPADVADSGAARAYVRYRPLGPVLAVMPWNFPFWQVIRFAAPALMAGNVGLLKHASNVPRTALAIEELFQRAGFPEGCFQTLLIGSDAVEGVIRDRRVAAVTLTGSEPAGRAVAAAAADEVKKAVLELGGSDPYVVMPSADLESAVGTAVRARVQNNGQSCIAAKRFIVHTDVYDRFTAAFTEAMSSLRIGDPMDEATDVGPLASRQGRDDLEELVEDARTHGARVECGGERPMGWDTGWFYEPTVLTGVTPAMRIHQEETFGPVATVYRVADLDEAVALANDTPFGLSSNVWTTDQDEQERFVRDIQAGGVFFNGMTASHPALPFGGVKRSGFGRELSGHGIREFCNVTTVWIG is encoded by the coding sequence ATGCCCATCGCCAGCGTCAACCCCGCGACCGGCGAGATCATCCAGACCTTCGAACCGCTCGACGCGGCCGGGATCGAGCGGCGACTGGCCCGCGCCGAGGCCGCCTTCCACCGCTACCGCGGCACCTCCTTCACCGGCCGCGCCGAACTGATGCACCGCGCGGCCGACCTGCTGGACCAGGAGCAGGAGGCACTCGCCCGCACGATGACCGAGGAGATGGGCAAGCCGATCGCCGCCTCCCGGGCCGAGGCCGCCAAGTGCGCCAAGGCGATGCGCTGGTACGCCGACAACGCCGAGGCCCTGCTCGCCGACGAGCACCCGGCCCCGGCCGACGTGGCCGACAGCGGGGCCGCCCGGGCGTACGTCCGCTACCGCCCGCTCGGCCCGGTGCTCGCCGTGATGCCGTGGAACTTCCCGTTCTGGCAGGTGATCCGATTCGCCGCGCCGGCCCTGATGGCGGGCAACGTGGGCCTGCTGAAGCACGCCTCCAACGTGCCGCGCACGGCGCTGGCGATCGAGGAGCTGTTCCAGCGGGCCGGCTTCCCGGAGGGCTGCTTCCAGACCCTGCTGATCGGCTCGGACGCGGTCGAGGGCGTGATCCGGGACCGCCGGGTCGCCGCCGTCACCCTCACCGGCAGCGAGCCGGCCGGGCGGGCGGTGGCCGCCGCCGCGGCCGACGAGGTGAAGAAGGCGGTGCTGGAGCTGGGCGGCAGCGACCCGTACGTGGTCATGCCCAGCGCCGACCTGGAGTCCGCGGTGGGCACGGCGGTACGGGCCCGGGTGCAGAACAACGGCCAGTCCTGCATCGCCGCCAAGCGCTTCATCGTGCACACCGACGTCTACGACCGCTTCACCGCCGCCTTCACCGAGGCGATGAGCTCGCTGCGGATCGGCGACCCGATGGACGAGGCCACCGATGTCGGACCGCTGGCCAGCCGCCAGGGCCGGGACGACCTGGAGGAGCTGGTCGAGGACGCCCGCACCCACGGCGCCCGGGTCGAGTGCGGCGGCGAGCGCCCGATGGGCTGGGACACCGGCTGGTTCTACGAGCCGACCGTGCTGACCGGCGTCACCCCGGCGATGCGGATCCACCAGGAGGAGACCTTCGGCCCGGTCGCCACCGTCTACCGGGTCGCCGACCTGGACGAGGCGGTGGCGCTCGCCAACGACACCCCGTTCGGGCTCAGCTCCAACGTCTGGACCACCGACCAGGACGAGCAGGAGCGCTTCGTCCGCGACATCCAGGCCGGCGGGGTGTTCTTCAACGGGATGACCGCCTCCCACCCGGCGCTGCCCTTCGGCGGCGTCAAGCGCTCGGGCTTCGGGCGGGAGCTGTCCGGGCACGGCATCCGGGAGTTCTGCAACGTCACCACGGTGTGGATCGGCTGA
- a CDS encoding DUF6158 family protein has protein sequence MRHVNDPHIRPAGISPHALGNDTLLHELEQLHRTRHETFLYGSEEALKRHTLRTGELEAEYLHRFPNRQVTAARTRAGARAREAAARVESLPE, from the coding sequence ATGCGGCACGTCAACGACCCGCACATCCGGCCCGCGGGCATCTCCCCGCACGCTCTGGGCAACGACACCCTGCTGCACGAGCTGGAGCAGCTGCACCGCACCCGCCACGAGACCTTCCTGTACGGCTCGGAGGAGGCGCTGAAGCGGCACACGCTGCGCACCGGGGAGCTGGAGGCCGAGTACCTGCACCGCTTCCCCAACCGGCAGGTGACCGCCGCGCGGACCAGGGCCGGAGCCCGGGCCCGGGAGGCGGCGGCGCGAGTGGAGTCGCTGCCCGAATAG
- a CDS encoding ArsR/SmtB family transcription factor — protein sequence MDDTTGRTPELAEQPRGAREIQDSRVLAALTHPLRRRLIDLLKVDGPATVGKLAERTEQAVGNVSHHLKVLAESGLIEEAPELARDRRERWWRLADRELSWTRADFDGDPVTEAVADAAGSILLERQVELVREWSVRRGGYGPDWRDGCSVATQAWLRLTPDEARELAADLHEVIQKWALRPVPEDGRERETVLAFAHSVPAKP from the coding sequence ATGGACGACACCACGGGCCGCACGCCCGAACTCGCCGAACAGCCGCGTGGCGCCCGGGAGATCCAGGACTCCCGGGTGCTCGCCGCCCTCACCCACCCGCTGCGCCGCCGGCTGATCGACCTGCTCAAGGTCGACGGCCCGGCCACCGTCGGGAAGCTGGCCGAGCGCACCGAGCAGGCGGTCGGCAACGTCAGCCACCACCTGAAGGTGCTGGCCGAGAGCGGGCTGATCGAGGAGGCGCCCGAACTCGCCCGGGACCGCCGGGAGCGCTGGTGGCGGCTGGCCGACCGCGAACTCAGCTGGACCAGGGCCGACTTCGACGGGGACCCGGTCACCGAGGCCGTCGCGGACGCGGCCGGATCGATCCTGCTGGAGCGCCAGGTCGAGCTGGTCCGGGAATGGTCCGTACGGCGCGGCGGGTACGGGCCCGACTGGCGGGACGGCTGCTCGGTGGCCACCCAGGCCTGGCTGCGGCTCACCCCGGACGAGGCCCGGGAGCTGGCCGCGGACCTGCACGAGGTGATCCAGAAGTGGGCCCTTCGACCGGTGCCCGAGGACGGGCGGGAGCGCGAGACCGTCCTCGCCTTCGCCCACAGCGTCCCGGCCAAGCCGTGA
- a CDS encoding MFS transporter, with amino-acid sequence MTATLAPPSDDPQVRSRWGLFAQRDFRLLWAGQTVSRLGSSVTTVALPLVAVLTLDAGPLATGLLSAAIWLPWLLLGLPAGVWVGRVPRRSVMIGCNLGSAALFASVPVAGRLGVLTMAQLVAVAFLSGVCSVFFGAADQAYLPELVAREDLIEGNAKLTGSGSAAEVAGRGLAGLIVQLMGAAAGLLVDVVSFLIAAGTLLRIRTRPEPVVREQAGSMRGQVREGLSFLLRDPYLRPFLCFGAAANFALMGYQSILALFLVRAAGIAPGWVGALASAAAVGGVLGSLAARPLCRRLGTARGTRIVLLTVTPFGLLMPLAGPGLGAALYVVGSLAVVAVVVLCNIVLGSFRQTYTPPELLTRVTAGSMFVVQATIPLGALTGGALGEVIGLRATMWVMTGLLALAGALPLLSPLRTLRELPTAPPENGKIIG; translated from the coding sequence GTGACCGCCACCCTTGCCCCGCCGTCCGATGACCCCCAAGTCCGCTCCCGCTGGGGCCTGTTCGCCCAGCGCGACTTCCGGCTGCTGTGGGCGGGGCAGACCGTCAGCCGGCTGGGCAGCAGCGTCACCACCGTCGCGCTGCCGCTGGTCGCGGTGCTCACCCTGGACGCCGGGCCGCTCGCGACCGGCTTGCTGAGCGCTGCGATCTGGCTGCCGTGGCTGCTGCTCGGGCTGCCGGCCGGGGTGTGGGTCGGCCGGGTGCCCCGGCGGTCCGTGATGATCGGCTGCAACCTCGGCTCCGCCGCGCTGTTCGCCAGCGTGCCGGTGGCGGGCCGGCTCGGCGTGCTCACCATGGCGCAGCTGGTGGCCGTGGCCTTCCTCAGCGGCGTCTGCTCGGTGTTCTTCGGCGCCGCCGACCAGGCCTACCTGCCCGAGCTGGTGGCGCGGGAGGACCTGATCGAGGGCAACGCCAAGCTGACCGGCAGCGGCTCGGCGGCCGAGGTCGCCGGGCGCGGACTGGCCGGCCTGATCGTCCAACTCATGGGCGCGGCCGCCGGGTTGCTCGTCGACGTGGTGAGCTTCCTGATCGCGGCCGGCACCCTGCTGCGGATCCGCACCCGACCGGAGCCGGTGGTCCGGGAGCAGGCGGGCAGCATGCGCGGGCAGGTCCGGGAGGGGCTGTCCTTCCTGCTGCGCGACCCGTACCTGCGCCCCTTCCTGTGCTTCGGCGCCGCCGCCAACTTCGCCCTCATGGGGTACCAGTCGATCCTGGCGCTGTTCCTGGTCCGGGCGGCGGGGATCGCCCCCGGCTGGGTCGGCGCCCTCGCCTCCGCCGCCGCGGTCGGCGGCGTGCTCGGCTCGCTGGCGGCCCGCCCGCTGTGCCGCCGGCTCGGGACGGCGCGCGGGACGCGGATCGTGCTGCTCACCGTCACCCCGTTCGGGCTGCTGATGCCGCTGGCCGGGCCCGGCCTCGGGGCGGCGCTGTACGTGGTCGGGTCGCTCGCCGTGGTCGCGGTGGTGGTGCTCTGCAACATCGTGCTCGGCTCCTTCCGGCAGACCTACACCCCGCCCGAACTGCTCACCCGGGTGACGGCCGGCTCGATGTTCGTCGTCCAGGCCACCATCCCGCTCGGCGCGCTGACCGGCGGTGCACTGGGCGAGGTGATCGGTCTGCGGGCGACGATGTGGGTGATGACCGGCCTGCTCGCGCTGGCCGGGGCACTGCCGCTCCTCTCGCCGCTGCGCACCCTCCGGGAGCTGCCCACGGCGCCCCCAGAGAACGGAAAGATCATAGGATGA
- a CDS encoding adenosine deaminase has product MPLPKAELHLHIEGTLEPELAFALAARNSVALPYADTEQLRKAYSFSDLQSFLDLYYALMAVLRTEQDFADLADAYLARAAEQGVRHAEIFFDPQAHTARGVPLGTVVDGLTRALSRSEERYGISTQLIMCFLRDESADSALETFEAARPHFDRIAGIGLDSAEVGNRPAKFREVYRRAAEAGLRRVAHAGEEGPASYITEALDVLGVERIDHGLRCLEDGELVARLVREQIPLTLCPLSNVRLRCVDTLADHPLREMLDAGLLVTVNSDDPAYFGGYVEDNFRAVRQALALDQETLRRLAANSFRASFIDDRRRAELLAEVEQFTFEPAEG; this is encoded by the coding sequence ATGCCGCTTCCCAAGGCCGAACTCCACCTGCACATCGAAGGCACCCTCGAACCCGAGCTGGCCTTCGCCCTCGCCGCCCGCAACTCCGTCGCGCTGCCGTACGCCGACACCGAGCAGCTGCGGAAGGCGTACTCCTTCAGCGACCTCCAGTCCTTCCTGGACCTCTACTACGCGCTGATGGCCGTGCTGCGCACCGAGCAGGACTTCGCCGACCTCGCCGACGCCTACCTGGCCCGGGCCGCCGAGCAGGGCGTCCGGCACGCGGAGATCTTCTTCGACCCGCAGGCGCACACCGCCCGCGGAGTGCCGCTCGGCACCGTGGTGGACGGGCTGACGCGGGCGCTGTCGCGCAGCGAGGAGCGGTACGGCATCAGCACCCAGCTGATCATGTGCTTCCTGCGCGACGAGTCGGCCGACTCCGCGCTGGAGACCTTCGAGGCCGCCCGCCCCCACTTCGACCGGATCGCGGGCATCGGCCTGGACTCGGCCGAGGTCGGCAACCGGCCGGCGAAGTTCCGCGAGGTCTACCGCCGGGCCGCCGAGGCCGGGCTGCGCCGGGTCGCCCACGCGGGCGAGGAGGGCCCCGCCTCGTACATCACCGAGGCGCTGGACGTCCTGGGCGTCGAGCGGATCGACCACGGGCTGCGCTGCCTGGAGGACGGCGAACTCGTGGCCCGCCTGGTCCGCGAGCAGATCCCGCTCACCCTCTGCCCGCTCTCCAACGTCCGCCTGCGTTGCGTCGACACCCTCGCCGACCACCCGCTGCGGGAGATGCTGGACGCCGGCCTGCTGGTCACCGTCAACTCCGACGACCCGGCCTACTTCGGCGGCTACGTCGAGGACAATTTCCGCGCCGTCCGCCAGGCCCTGGCCCTCGACCAGGAGACCCTGCGCCGGCTGGCCGCCAACTCCTTCCGCGCCTCCTTCATCGACGACCGCCGCCGCGCCGAACTCCTCGCCGAGGTCGAGCAGTTCACCTTCGAGCCGGCCGAGGGCTGA
- a CDS encoding dihydrofolate reductase family protein has protein sequence MRRRIVLFVNVSLDGYFEGPDHDLSWHQVDDEVHTHFNRELARMGGFVSGRRTHELMASFWPTADQDPAADGPMAEFAGIWRAMPKTVFSRTLDHADWNTTIVREVTPETVAALTAGPGGDLSLSGAELAESFLALDLIDEFRIYVHPVVLGRGTLLFRPIDHSVPLTLTDTHRFTNGVTLLHYARGGPSPLD, from the coding sequence ATGCGACGCAGGATCGTCCTCTTCGTCAACGTGTCCCTGGACGGCTACTTCGAGGGCCCGGACCACGACCTGAGCTGGCACCAGGTCGACGACGAGGTGCACACCCACTTCAACCGCGAACTCGCCCGGATGGGTGGTTTCGTCTCCGGCCGGCGCACCCACGAGCTGATGGCCTCGTTCTGGCCCACCGCCGACCAGGACCCGGCCGCCGACGGCCCGATGGCGGAGTTCGCGGGCATCTGGCGCGCGATGCCGAAGACCGTCTTCTCCCGCACCCTCGACCACGCCGACTGGAACACCACCATCGTCCGCGAGGTCACCCCCGAGACGGTCGCCGCCCTCACCGCCGGCCCCGGCGGTGACCTCTCGCTCAGCGGCGCCGAACTGGCCGAGTCCTTCCTCGCCCTGGACCTGATCGACGAGTTCCGGATCTACGTCCACCCCGTCGTCCTCGGCCGCGGCACCCTGCTCTTCCGCCCCATCGACCACTCGGTTCCGCTCACCCTGACCGACACCCACCGCTTCACCAACGGCGTCACCCTGCTGCACTACGCCCGCGGCGGGCCGTCACCACTGGACTGA
- a CDS encoding vitamin K epoxide reductase family protein gives MTTTAPARQTEDRTFGAGRPFAWLLLIGGAVGLFASTVLTLDKIRLLKDPSYVPSCNINPIISCGSIMRSAQAEAFGFPNSLIGLVAFGVVIAIGAGLLAGAAYRRWFWLGLQAGTVFGIGFVTWLMYQTLYRIGALCPYCMVVWAAMIPLFWYTTLHNLRSGVIPVGPRARVVVREAARYHWVVPALWYAVIALLVLNRFWYYWSTLI, from the coding sequence GTGACGACCACCGCCCCCGCCCGGCAGACCGAAGATCGGACCTTCGGCGCCGGCCGTCCGTTCGCCTGGCTGCTGCTGATCGGCGGCGCGGTCGGCCTGTTCGCCTCGACGGTCCTCACCCTGGACAAGATCCGCCTGCTGAAGGACCCGTCGTACGTCCCCAGCTGCAACATCAATCCGATCATCAGCTGCGGTTCGATCATGCGCAGCGCCCAGGCGGAGGCCTTCGGCTTCCCCAACTCGCTGATCGGCCTGGTCGCCTTCGGGGTGGTGATCGCGATCGGCGCCGGTCTGCTCGCCGGCGCGGCGTACCGGCGCTGGTTCTGGCTCGGGCTGCAGGCCGGGACGGTCTTCGGGATCGGCTTCGTGACCTGGCTGATGTACCAGACGCTGTACCGGATCGGCGCGCTCTGCCCGTACTGCATGGTGGTGTGGGCCGCGATGATCCCGCTGTTCTGGTACACCACCCTGCACAACCTGCGCTCCGGCGTCATCCCGGTGGGCCCGCGGGCCCGGGTGGTCGTGCGGGAGGCCGCGCGCTACCACTGGGTCGTCCCGGCGCTGTGGTACGCGGTGATCGCGCTGCTGGTGCTCAACCGGTTCTGGTACTACTGGAGCACCCTGATCTGA
- a CDS encoding DsbA family protein codes for MSNTRKTDQKPNATERMRTARAQAERSDRIRRRVVVAAASGTVLALAAGVAFAVGGSSGSSADTAANGPLVVPANAGGTDGTVITYGKADAPHTLEVYEDFRCPFCEQLETTTGKTIQQLADDGTYKIEYHLATFLDKNLGGKGSRTALAAAGAALNEGVDKFRAFHDVLYANQPDERSDAFGDVNHILDLAGQVPGLKTDGFVKAVQEGTYAPWAAKVNDEFNKSDVTGTPTVKLDGKKLDVLTNGKAASPDEFTALVKQVTG; via the coding sequence ATGAGCAACACCCGCAAGACCGACCAGAAGCCCAACGCCACCGAGCGCATGCGCACCGCCCGTGCCCAGGCCGAGCGCTCCGACCGGATCCGCCGCCGGGTGGTGGTCGCCGCCGCCTCCGGCACCGTGCTGGCCCTCGCCGCCGGTGTGGCCTTCGCCGTCGGCGGCTCCTCCGGTTCCTCCGCCGACACCGCCGCGAACGGCCCGCTGGTCGTCCCCGCCAACGCGGGCGGCACCGACGGCACCGTGATCACCTACGGCAAGGCCGACGCCCCGCACACCCTGGAGGTCTACGAGGACTTCCGCTGCCCGTTCTGCGAGCAGCTGGAGACCACCACCGGCAAGACCATCCAGCAGCTGGCCGACGACGGCACCTACAAGATCGAGTACCACCTGGCGACGTTCCTGGACAAGAACCTCGGCGGCAAGGGCTCGCGCACCGCACTGGCCGCCGCCGGCGCCGCGCTGAACGAGGGCGTGGACAAGTTCAGGGCGTTCCACGACGTGCTGTACGCCAACCAGCCCGACGAGCGCAGCGACGCCTTCGGCGACGTCAACCACATCCTGGACCTGGCCGGCCAGGTGCCCGGGCTGAAGACGGACGGCTTCGTCAAGGCCGTCCAGGAGGGCACCTACGCGCCGTGGGCGGCCAAGGTGAACGACGAGTTCAACAAGAGCGACGTCACCGGCACCCCGACCGTCAAGCTCGACGGCAAGAAGCTGGACGTCCTCACCAACGGCAAGGCCGCCTCGCCCGACGAGTTCACCGCGCTGGTCAAGCAGGTGACCGGGTGA
- a CDS encoding SRPBCC family protein, with the protein MTTLEEQIDIAAPVLAAWQQLHRVHEYPQFVDGVRSAHPHGRNLAHLGVRVGGAERSVDTEITDRGRGRVMAWRTVDSVHLRGAFALLALDPGHTRLQIRVEYDPEAVHREFGGPRGFAQAGVIERAVRGDLEHFRELVEARVSAADGHPSPDHEHP; encoded by the coding sequence ATGACAACCCTTGAGGAACAGATCGACATCGCCGCCCCCGTCCTCGCCGCCTGGCAGCAGCTCCACCGGGTGCACGAGTACCCGCAGTTCGTCGACGGCGTCCGCAGCGCCCACCCGCACGGCCGGAACCTCGCCCACCTCGGGGTGCGGGTCGGCGGGGCCGAGCGGTCGGTGGACACCGAGATCACCGACCGCGGTCGGGGCCGGGTGATGGCCTGGCGGACCGTGGACTCCGTCCACCTGCGCGGCGCTTTCGCGCTGCTGGCGCTCGACCCCGGGCACACCCGGCTGCAGATCCGGGTGGAGTACGACCCGGAGGCGGTGCACCGGGAGTTCGGCGGGCCGCGTGGCTTCGCCCAGGCCGGGGTGATCGAGCGGGCGGTGCGCGGGGACCTGGAGCACTTCCGGGAGCTGGTGGAGGCCCGGGTGAGTGCCGCCGACGGCCACCCGAGCCCCGACCACGAGCACCCGTAA
- a CDS encoding Fpg/Nei family DNA glycosylase encodes MPELPEVEALSAFLSERLTGRVIARVQPVAISALKTYDPPVTALEGRTVGSVTRRGKFLDVEAGGLHLVVHLARAGWLRWKDSLPVEPARPGSKNPLALRLRLVGEAGDGFELTEAGTKKGLAVYVVRDPVEVPGVAGLGPDPLDPAFTLEAFAGLLLGDRRRLKGVLRDQSVLAGVGNAYSDEVLHAARMSPYKLASSLTEEETERLYEALGGTLREAVERSRGLAAGELKAEKKVGLRVHGRTGQPCPVCGDTVREVSFADSSLQYCPTCQTGGKPLADRRLSRLLK; translated from the coding sequence ATGCCGGAGCTGCCCGAGGTCGAGGCGTTGAGTGCCTTCCTGTCCGAGCGGTTGACCGGGCGGGTGATCGCCCGGGTGCAGCCGGTGGCGATCAGTGCGCTGAAGACGTACGACCCGCCGGTGACGGCGTTGGAGGGGCGGACGGTCGGGTCGGTGACGCGGCGCGGGAAGTTCCTGGATGTAGAGGCGGGTGGGCTGCACCTGGTCGTCCACCTGGCCCGGGCCGGGTGGCTGCGGTGGAAGGACAGCCTGCCCGTCGAGCCGGCCCGGCCGGGCTCGAAGAATCCGTTGGCGCTGCGGCTGCGGCTCGTGGGTGAGGCCGGGGACGGGTTCGAATTGACCGAGGCGGGGACGAAGAAGGGCCTTGCCGTCTACGTGGTGCGGGACCCGGTGGAGGTGCCCGGCGTGGCCGGGCTCGGGCCGGATCCGTTGGATCCGGCGTTCACGCTGGAGGCCTTCGCTGGTCTGCTGCTGGGCGACCGCCGTCGGCTCAAGGGTGTGCTGCGGGACCAGAGCGTGCTGGCGGGGGTGGGCAACGCCTACTCGGACGAGGTGCTGCACGCGGCCCGGATGTCGCCGTACAAGCTGGCGTCCAGCCTGACCGAGGAGGAGACGGAACGGCTGTACGAGGCGCTCGGCGGCACGCTGCGGGAGGCGGTGGAGCGTTCGCGTGGGCTGGCGGCGGGGGAGTTGAAGGCGGAGAAGAAGGTCGGGCTGCGGGTGCACGGGCGGACCGGCCAGCCCTGTCCGGTCTGCGGGGACACCGTGCGCGAGGTGTCCTTCGCGGACTCCTCGCTGCAGTACTGCCCGACCTGCCAGACCGGGGGCAAGCCGCTTGCGGACCGGCGGTTGTCGCGGCTGCTGAAGTGA
- a CDS encoding SAM-dependent methyltransferase: MTTSQDFPQQGPQDDDAEVSQWERFGVDTTAPHSARVYDYWLGGKTNFPPDRAMGQAIEEAVPSVKEMAKANRAFQGRAVRYLAREHGIRQFLDLGTGIPTSPNTHEIAEAVSPGTRVVYVDNDPIVLAHARALMVSSPASRTTYIHADLRRPEELFADPALTSTLDLTQPVGLLMIAVLMLIADEDDPWGRVAALRDALPVGSCLALTTPTPDFDPEAVGKVAEAARAGGMTLVPRGYDDVLRFFDGWELVEPGVAPVLAWRPDGEPPADPKAAYYWGGVAIKR; the protein is encoded by the coding sequence ATGACGACAAGTCAGGACTTCCCCCAGCAGGGCCCGCAGGACGACGACGCCGAGGTGAGCCAGTGGGAACGTTTCGGCGTCGACACCACCGCCCCGCACTCTGCGCGCGTCTACGACTACTGGCTGGGCGGCAAGACCAACTTCCCGCCGGACCGCGCCATGGGACAGGCCATCGAGGAGGCCGTGCCCAGCGTCAAGGAGATGGCCAAGGCCAACCGCGCCTTCCAGGGCCGGGCCGTCCGCTACCTCGCCCGGGAGCACGGAATCCGCCAGTTCCTCGACCTCGGCACCGGGATCCCCACCTCTCCCAACACCCACGAGATCGCCGAGGCGGTCAGCCCCGGCACCCGGGTGGTCTACGTCGACAACGACCCGATCGTGCTCGCCCACGCCCGCGCCCTGATGGTCTCCAGCCCGGCCAGCCGCACCACCTACATCCACGCCGACCTGCGCAGGCCCGAGGAACTGTTCGCCGACCCGGCGCTCACCTCCACGCTGGACCTCACCCAGCCGGTCGGCCTGCTGATGATCGCCGTACTGATGCTGATCGCCGACGAGGACGACCCGTGGGGCCGGGTCGCCGCGCTGCGCGACGCCCTGCCCGTCGGCAGCTGCCTCGCCCTCACCACCCCCACCCCGGACTTCGACCCGGAGGCGGTCGGCAAGGTCGCCGAGGCCGCCCGGGCCGGCGGGATGACCCTGGTGCCGCGCGGCTACGACGACGTGCTCCGCTTCTTCGACGGCTGGGAGCTGGTCGAGCCGGGCGTCGCCCCGGTGCTGGCCTGGCGCCCGGACGGCGAGCCGCCGGCCGACCCGAAGGCGGCGTACTACTGGGGCGGCGTCGCCATCAAGCGCTGA
- a CDS encoding polysaccharide deacetylase family protein, whose amino-acid sequence MLSDRQIKSPVASRVTSRRLLLVAAGMSLLGAAAGCKSPWSGDGSSSTNPDAAAGAPEVLLPADGAASPSASASSPVPSPAPPSASATPWADASGVQPVRKALSDAESKPVYELDPAQRVVALTIDDGPDPKYTPAVLDLLQQHGIRATFFLIGENAVEHPALVKEIADRGHHIANHTWTHPDLRHMSESAVRDELERTSDLLQRTAGRLPTWFRAPGGDWSPVSLKVAADLGLRNMAWSVDPRDWARPGTSAITERILKDVRPGSIVLNHDGGGDRSQTVAALKLYLPALIDSGYYFTAPPN is encoded by the coding sequence ATGCTGTCTGATCGTCAGATTAAGTCTCCGGTGGCCTCCCGGGTCACTTCGCGTAGGCTGCTGCTGGTCGCGGCCGGGATGTCGCTGCTCGGCGCGGCCGCCGGCTGCAAGAGCCCCTGGAGCGGGGACGGGTCCTCCTCGACGAATCCGGACGCCGCGGCGGGAGCGCCCGAGGTGCTGCTCCCCGCGGACGGGGCGGCGTCGCCGTCCGCGAGCGCTTCGTCCCCGGTGCCCTCCCCGGCGCCGCCGTCCGCCTCCGCCACGCCGTGGGCCGACGCGTCGGGCGTGCAGCCCGTCCGCAAGGCGCTCAGCGACGCCGAGAGCAAGCCGGTGTACGAGCTGGACCCGGCCCAGCGGGTGGTGGCGCTCACCATCGACGACGGGCCGGACCCCAAGTACACGCCCGCCGTGCTGGACCTGCTCCAGCAGCACGGGATCCGGGCGACCTTCTTCCTGATCGGCGAGAACGCCGTCGAGCACCCGGCCCTGGTGAAGGAGATCGCGGACCGCGGTCACCACATCGCCAACCACACCTGGACCCACCCCGACCTGCGGCACATGTCGGAGAGCGCGGTGCGGGACGAGCTGGAGCGCACCTCCGACCTGCTGCAGCGGACCGCCGGTCGGCTGCCCACCTGGTTCCGGGCCCCCGGCGGGGACTGGTCGCCGGTGTCGCTGAAGGTGGCCGCCGACCTCGGGCTGCGGAACATGGCCTGGTCGGTGGACCCGAGGGACTGGGCCCGTCCGGGGACCTCGGCGATCACCGAGCGGATCCTCAAGGACGTCCGGCCCGGGTCGATCGTGCTCAACCACGACGGCGGCGGGGACCGCTCGCAGACGGTGGCGGCGCTGAAGCTGTACCTGCCGGCGCTGATCGACTCCGGGTACTACTTCACGGCGCCGCCGAACTGA